In Calliopsis andreniformis isolate RMS-2024a chromosome 6, iyCalAndr_principal, whole genome shotgun sequence, the genomic window CCATATATTGTAAAACATATCCGATGCACATGAATATTGTAACTTGTAAAGTATGAATATTCACAAGTAcacaataacaagaataacgatCAGAGTCATCACTGCTAACAGATCTTAGCCCCATCACTCCTAATAATCTAAGATATGGTCTTAATATTTTATGTTTGCAATAGTGAAGTACCGCAGAAGTGCTTAATGTCTCAAAATCTGGCATTTCAGTTATTTCGCCAACCTATTCTTAAAGAAATTATGGTTAATATTCCTGTAACTCTTTATATCATAGAAGAAGCTAAGAATATATAATATTACTTCTGTACTTTGCAGTTGTAAATCTGATAACCCAGATGGTGTGGACGAATGTGTCTGATCAAAGGCTTGCTGCGGAGGATCTTTCCCATTTTTTGAATCATTATTTGAACTGCCCTGTAAAATGTACACATTATATGACTGTATTATAttcattaaattattttattttccgaTATAAGAACACAACAGCTTGATAAGCAAAGTTTAGtgcaataattattttaaactaaTTACATTATTTGTAATATAATTGCTATCATCCATGCAAGAtgataataaaaaagaattatgCAGTCCTACAGGTTTcatgaaaaattttaatttaactaTGGACTTTCAAAACCAAAATAAACAGCGATATTAGTGGCACAAACAAGATCATCACCTTGAGTCCTTATCCAAATACATATCATAACaattctcaaaattcaaactTGATACAAATACATTTGATTAATATAGAAAGCTATAATCTGTAGCTTGTAACGTGGTAAAGAAGACGTCGTTAACAAAACAAAGGATTAAATAAAATGATGCACAACTTACCATTGTCATTTTTCTCGGCGGATGGGCACAGTGGTTTTGAACTTGAAAAGAAAACATTTGTATCGGCACCTCGTGTGATTCACCCTAACGTATGAATTTCATTATATCGCTCTTTTGTGATGACACTTCACCTCTGTCAAGATATCCATATGCATCGCGTTGAAACAAATTATTTTATCCTTCCTATAGGCAATCTGTTGTACGGAACAAGTTGGGGTAGAGGAGGATTTGGAGGAGGTAATCGTTCTTAGTACTAACGCAAGAATAACAGCGTAAAAACATTATTTACTTTACAAAACAAAagtattttgttaaaaaaatcaatacagtaataaatattaacgtttctttttaaacaaattgcCCGCTGGTCTCAAAAGATGTTTGTATTCTTTCCCGTGCCTTTTGACTTGCAATTTTGCGCGACCTGTTCGTCGTTTCTGTAATGTAAGCATGTGTATCAATGTATGACAAAAAAAATAATATGAACTTTGTAATATATGTGTATACGGATAAACAAATGTGTCCATATAAAAATACGTACTTTTTCGATAACAAAAGTCATTTCTCTGTTACCACGAGAACCAGAAACTGTAGCACTATGAGCTTCTTGAGTTTTTAATCTCTCACCCAAAGCAGTCCTGGATAACATAAAAATAATTGTACAAAAAATTCACGATACTACACTGTTTTTTGACAACTACACAATAATATACgtacttattttgttttttcacTACCGGTTTTGCATCTTTGAATTCCACATTCTCCTTAATTTCATAAAATTGCGGCTGATTTGCAGAACCTTGATTCTTACTTTCGGTATCGTCTTCATCCGTCTCTTCGTTTTgtctttcatttttctttatcaATCGATATTGTTTCTTCACTTCTTTAACCCACGTCTTTTCATCTTCTGAGCTACTATCATCATGAATGAAACTTTCGTCTGAACTATTAtctgaaaatatacaaatttaaacattgaaataatttttcaaataagtataaaaatgaaatttagaAATATGTAATACCTTGATGATCATCATTTTCACGATCAATCTCCATTTTTTGTTGCGCTTCTTCTCTAGCTAACTGAGCCTTTAATTTCTTTGCTCTGCTTCTTTCAAGTTGAGAAATAACAGGATTTAACAACGCATATTCTTCAGAGTTTGTATCCACTTGGAAGTCTGGGTTGCTAAACAGTGCTTTGAAACGATCATCTTTGAGAAGACTGGCggagttctttttctttttctttacatTCATTTCATCGTCCATTAATTTCAACGCAAGTTCTTTATTCACATTGGGCATTTTTTGTATCTATAaatatgtaaaacgaatatGTAAAAAACATTTTAGGTACTAGTTTAAAATAGCTGttataatagaaaatatatacatTACCTGTACTCTACTACCACAAGTCTCCTGTATTTTTTGTTGAATTCTCTTTTTCTTATATTCTTCAAATTCGAACGGTTTCATCACATCTCGTGCCTTTCTATACAACCGAATATCCATAAAGTATCCATGCATATAAGCTCTGAGAAGATTTGTACCCTTCAGATGTGAAAGTCCTAGTTCTTCTAATTCCTTCTCTGTGACAAATTTATAATCATCATAAATAGTTTCATAATTCATTTCTTCTAATTCTTCTGTCAGATTATCCAAAAAGCTGCACCAATAAGGAGCTGGTCCAAGACTAGGGATATAATAGGTTTGCATTTTGGTATTTTCATTGGCGATTAAAATCATTCCAGTGTTAGGTACAATGCAcatatcattaaaatcattctgTGCTTCTATCGACGTGTATAGTTTACCCTGTAAAATATGATTCCGATTTAAGAATTTCAAGTATTCTTGTTTGTTTCTGTTACCTGGATATATATTTTCTTACATTACTCTTTTCCCATATTTTCACTATGGAAGTGTCCATAGAATAAACCATATCCATTTTTGAATGAAAGTCTATGGACTTAATTGGCAATCCGTACATATGATCTTTTATCATGAATGGTTTATTCGAACGAATGTCATATAGTAATACTTGGCCTGTTGATGTACCCACTCCAAATGTTAAACCTCCTTGGAATTTTAAACTAGTAATTGCTGGAACTGCTTCTAATCTACATAACATTAAAATAATCACTATACTTCTAGAAGAGTAAATATTTTCTTTAGTGTATTAAATTATATCACTACTTTACTTGCTATCTTCTGTAACACAATGTAGAGCACAGTCCAAAGCAG contains:
- the LOC143180523 gene encoding nucleolar protein 10-like isoform X2; the protein is MPAVSTNIKVSKDGQYILATGIYKPRVKCYDVKNLSLKFERCFDAEVVAFDILSDDYSKLVFLQCDRHIEFHVAHGKYYRLRIPRFGRDLSYHYPSCDLFIVGDSNDIYRINLERGQFLQSFSSESTSINKCEINPVHHLLVVGTEDGRIEAWDPRSRNKVAALDCALHCVTEDSKLEAVPAITSLKFQGGLTFGVGTSTGQVLLYDIRSNKPFMIKDHMYGLPIKSIDFHSKMDMVYSMDTSIVKIWEKSNGKLYTSIEAQNDFNDMCIVPNTGMILIANENTKMQTYYIPSLGPAPYWCSFLDNLTEELEEMNYETIYDDYKFVTEKELEELGLSHLKGTNLLRAYMHGYFMDIRLYRKARDVMKPFEFEEYKKKRIQQKIQETCGSRVQIQKMPNVNKELALKLMDDEMNVKKKKKNSASLLKDDRFKALFSNPDFQVDTNSEEYALLNPVISQLERSRAKKLKAQLAREEAQQKMEIDRENDDHQDNSSDESFIHDDSSSEDEKTWVKEVKKQYRLIKKNERQNEETDEDDTESKNQGSANQPQFYEIKENVEFKDAKPVVKKQNKTALGERLKTQEAHSATVSGSRGNREMTFVIEKKRRTGRAKLQVKRHGKEYKHLLRPAGNLFKKKR
- the LOC143180523 gene encoding nucleolar protein 10-like isoform X1, coding for MQVSCPNDVKIYNLSAGKSLPEWLSERKRRKLLKKNVDIRRRIELIQDFDMPAVSTNIKVSKDGQYILATGIYKPRVKCYDVKNLSLKFERCFDAEVVAFDILSDDYSKLVFLQCDRHIEFHVAHGKYYRLRIPRFGRDLSYHYPSCDLFIVGDSNDIYRINLERGQFLQSFSSESTSINKCEINPVHHLLVVGTEDGRIEAWDPRSRNKVAALDCALHCVTEDSKLEAVPAITSLKFQGGLTFGVGTSTGQVLLYDIRSNKPFMIKDHMYGLPIKSIDFHSKMDMVYSMDTSIVKIWEKSNGKLYTSIEAQNDFNDMCIVPNTGMILIANENTKMQTYYIPSLGPAPYWCSFLDNLTEELEEMNYETIYDDYKFVTEKELEELGLSHLKGTNLLRAYMHGYFMDIRLYRKARDVMKPFEFEEYKKKRIQQKIQETCGSRVQIQKMPNVNKELALKLMDDEMNVKKKKKNSASLLKDDRFKALFSNPDFQVDTNSEEYALLNPVISQLERSRAKKLKAQLAREEAQQKMEIDRENDDHQDNSSDESFIHDDSSSEDEKTWVKEVKKQYRLIKKNERQNEETDEDDTESKNQGSANQPQFYEIKENVEFKDAKPVVKKQNKTALGERLKTQEAHSATVSGSRGNREMTFVIEKKRRTGRAKLQVKRHGKEYKHLLRPAGNLFKKKR